A region of the Candidatus Brocadia sp. genome:
AAAAATGCCGGAAAGAGCATCTTAATACTTGAGGCAGCAAATCGTGTTGGCGGGCGAATGAGTTCCCGGAATGATTTTGTGCTCACCGATGACGGAGGTGCCGTAAAAGAAGGATTCCCAATTGAAGAGGGGGCTCATTTCATCCACGTTGATGAAGATCCATATAAAGAGTTCTGGGCAGAGATAGAACGCCAGAAATTCGGTTATGAAAAGTACTCCAAATTCAATCATGTTCGGGTCGCTTTTCCCGGAGATCCCGATCCAAATTGGAATTTACCCCAACCAGCTACGTGGGCACATACGTATGACCAGAATTTGTTTAAAATGGGACTTAAAAATTCTGGGCTCTTCGGAAAGATTAAAAATTTCGACATCACTAATGGTGATCAATCGGCAAAAAAATTTGTCGAGTCGATAAAGTATCAGGGAAAAGGGCATGATATGGCATTGTATGCTATCTCATCCCATACACCAGGGATATTGGCACTAGACGGCTTGCCTGCCAAACTTTGTCCACCGAATCACACGGGTGACCCTCACTGTAAATCTGTTGAAGACAACATCAGCGTTGCAGGACTGACCTTTGATAAAGTATCCGATCAGCTCCGTGAAGAGCTTTATGAATTCAAAATGCTCGGTCCTGATAAACAAAGATGTGGTTTCGACCAACTCCCGAAGACTATACTGAAAGAGTTTAAACGAGAAGTATCTGGGAAAAAAAAAGGGAAGATTCTTTATGAACACGAAGTTACCATGGTGGAAAAATTCGGAAAAGGGATCAAGGTAAAAACAAGAAACGGGATGGAATTTACCGCAGATGCTGTGATTTGCACCTTTTCTGTTGGGATGCTCCTGCATAAAGGATCGCATATTTTTGGGCAGTTCTTCCCCGAAGAAAAAAAGAAAGTCTTTGGCATCATAAAACCGGGGCCAATTGCCAAATTTACCATACAATTCAAGGAATGTGTGTGGGGGTATGACCATATAACAAATGACAATCATATGGCACTTTTAGTCAATCCAACCGGGCATAAACAAAAAGAAAATCCTCAGCCGCGGACATTCTTCACGTCCTTCCCTTATCTGGAAAACGGCCCTTATGTTCTTACCGCCTTAATGATGGGCATTGATTACTTAATTATAAAGAACATCGACGATAACAAAACGGCTGCTGAGTATATATTCAAGCGAATAGAAGAAATATACAACATGAAAGGCAAGTGGAACTGGAAGAAAAAACTGGTTTGGAAAAGTAATGATGAACCAAACGTTCACCGCAAGGACTGGGGGGCAGATAAGTGGTCAAGGGGTGGAAATTCCTATGTTAGTTACAATGAAGGAATGAGTATTGAGGAGATTAAAAATGCCCGTGAAACTTTGAAGAATCCACTCGAAACACTCCCTGTTTTCTGGGCGGGAGAAGCTACCGCTCCGGCATACAATAATCAATACCAGCCCTTATCCGTACACGGGGCTTATATCAGTG
Encoded here:
- a CDS encoding FAD-dependent oxidoreductase, whose translation is MKHCFIYSFLRRSLMPDHFDCVVLGAGIAGVTAARELKNAGKSILILEAANRVGGRMSSRNDFVLTDDGGAVKEGFPIEEGAHFIHVDEDPYKEFWAEIERQKFGYEKYSKFNHVRVAFPGDPDPNWNLPQPATWAHTYDQNLFKMGLKNSGLFGKIKNFDITNGDQSAKKFVESIKYQGKGHDMALYAISSHTPGILALDGLPAKLCPPNHTGDPHCKSVEDNISVAGLTFDKVSDQLREELYEFKMLGPDKQRCGFDQLPKTILKEFKREVSGKKKGKILYEHEVTMVEKFGKGIKVKTRNGMEFTADAVICTFSVGMLLHKGSHIFGQFFPEEKKKVFGIIKPGPIAKFTIQFKECVWGYDHITNDNHMALLVNPTGHKQKENPQPRTFFTSFPYLENGPYVLTALMMGIDYLIIKNIDDNKTAAEYIFKRIEEIYNMKGKWNWKKKLVWKSNDEPNVHRKDWGADKWSRGGNSYVSYNEGMSIEEIKNARETLKNPLETLPVFWAGEATAPAYNNQYQPLSVHGAYISGIEAARDVMSYLENPEDKSSFKKYYNEKYEKISAEKVMVAMPHTLSINLRKKEFKIIEEYANKHTNGDIGLAVEDLLDYAIRDQG